The Daucus carota subsp. sativus chromosome 7, DH1 v3.0, whole genome shotgun sequence genome window below encodes:
- the LOC108195013 gene encoding uncharacterized protein LOC108195013 → MEESSESSGASALPMLKTGRILRRSIYSFLSNYQYFTSTALVLIPFSAAVLMAQPLVPYASILPLIHNRLQALFYAAGFPPSAELFKILSLKLSQTITSSILVLPFTLSFLLIAKASIIQAFHHYHKQSSRLKFSSFLSLYTSLLNTQICNSIVILSANATCFSILFIAFNILEAFDLLSSPTSTLFLSATAAVFYSIILANAIIISNLALVLSGMEKSGGYMSIIKACVLIRGRNSTALSLALPLNLILAAIEALFQYRVVGAYYNIGSPTPPMALEWMFIAYLYSIFVVLDTIVSCLFYKSCTASSAIKDQPGRYSYRIDIAELEEQSNSLANVKTCE, encoded by the coding sequence ATGGAAGAATCCTCAGAATCCTCAGGAGCCTCAGCTCTTCCAATGTTGAAAACTGGCAGGATTCTGAGGAGATCAATCTACAGTTTTCTGTCAAATTATCAGTATTTTACTAGCACTGCTCTTGTTCTGATTCCTTTTTCAGCTGCAGTTCTTATGGCACAGCCTCTTGTGCCTTATGCATCCATCTTGCCTTTGATTCACAACAGGCTACAAGCTCTTTTTTATGCAGCAGGCTTTCCTCCATCAGCAGAATTGTTCAAGATCCTCAGCCTGAAACTCTCTCAGACCATCACTTCGTCGATTCTTGTTCTTCCTTTCACCCTGTCCTTTCTCCTCATCGCGAAAGCCTCTATAATCCAGGCCTTCCATCATTACCATAAACAATCTTCAAGGCtcaaattttcttcttttctttcccTCTACACCTCACTTCTCAATACTCAAATCTGCAACTCAATAGTCATTTTATCCGCGAACGCTACTTGCTTCTCAATCCTGTTTATTGCCTTCAACATCCTTGAGGCCTTTGATCTTCTATCATCCCCCACATCAACTCTCTTTTTATCAGCAACTGCAGCTGTTTTTTATTCCATAATCCTCGCGAATGCCATCATTATTAGTAATTTAGCATTGGTTTTATCCGGTATGGAGAAAAGTGGAGGCTACATGTCAATAATTAAGGCCTGTGTTCTGATCAGAGGGAGAAACTCAACAGCTTTATCATTAGCTCTGCCCCTGAATCTAATTCTGGCTGCAATTGAAGCCTTGTTTCAGTACCGTGTTGTCGGAGCTTATTACAACATAGGAAGTCCTACTCCTCCCATGGCTCTAGAGTGGATGTTCATCGCGTATCTGTACTCTATCTTCGTGGTTCTTGATACAATAGTAAGTTGTCTGTTTTACAAAAGTTGCACAGCCTCTTCCGCGATTAAAGATCAGCCAGGGAGATATTCTTATCGGATTGATATTGCAGAATTAGAAGAACAGAGTAATTCTCTTGCAAATGTAAAGACTTGTGAATGa
- the LOC108193666 gene encoding uncharacterized protein LOC108193666 yields the protein MSSEASSSGFSLEGVNDVEDFIWENEEENMSWERFSHLYDLMQMGNKAFCANRFEEAINCYSKAYNIKPNDPVILRNRCTGYIRICQFLVQRQSSDSENRPLSGLDPTIHAGLALKDAEKVMNLRNNSLISYILKADALILLERFEQAHDVILSGLQLDPQSIPLQNLARKTVSTIGRRSHGITSRSDDFDCTLCLKLLYEPLTTPCGHSFCRSCLFQAMDRCNRCPLCRTVLFISPRTCSISVTLNNIIQKNFPEEYAERKLENDNLTNMGVNLIPLFVMDVVLPCQKLQLNIFEARYRLMVRRIMEGNRRMGMVITDPTTGSVADIACEVEITECEPLPDGRFFLEVESRRRCRILNNWDQDGYRVAEIEWVQDICPAEGTREKAELQEMTTKAAAYARSWLKASQAAARGDQMRLSQLFKAEGLMPSTRDPERFSFWLTTLTNRRPTERLNLLRLRDTNERLQYAVFFMQAEEQGWRVR from the exons ATGTCAAGTGAAGCTTCTTCTTCTGGATTCAGCTTGGAAGGAGTTAACGATGTCGAAGACTTCATATGG GAAAATGAAGAAGAGAATATGTCGTGGGAGAGATTTAGTCATCTTTATGATCTTATGCAGATGGGGAACAAAGCATTCTGTGCTAATCGCTTTGAAGAG GCAATCAATTGCTACTCAAAAGCCTATAATATCAAACCAAATGATCCTGTTATCCTCCGTAATCGATGCACGGGTTACATCAG AATCTGCCAATTCTTGGTACAAAGACAATCATCAGATTCTGAAAATAGACCATTAAGTGGCCTTGATCCTACAATACATGCTGGA CTTGCACTGAAGGATGCTGAGAAGGTGATGAACTTACGGAACAATTCATTAATCTCATATATTTTGAAGGCCGATGCACTCATATTG TTAGAAAGGTTTGAGCAGGCCCATGATGTAATCTTGTCAGGACTCCAGCTTGATCCACAAAG CATTCCTCTTCAGAATCTAGCAAGAAAGACTGTTAGTACGATTGGGAGGAGAAGTCATGGGATAACCTCACGCAGTGATGATTTTGATTGCACTCTTTGCTTAAAGTTGCTATATGAACCACTTACAACTCCTTGCGGACACTCTTTTTGTCGTTCTTGCCTGTTCCAAGCAATGGACAGAT GCAACCGATGCCCGTTATGTCGTACAGTTCTTTTTATTAGTCCCAGAACATGTTCAATCAG TGTCACACTTAACAACATCATACAGAAGAACTTTCCTGAAGAATATGCTGAAAGGAAATTAGAGAATGACAATTTGACAAACATGGGTGTTAATTTGATCCCTCTGTTTGTCATGGATGTTGTTTTACCATGCCAGAAGCTGCAACTCAACATATTTGAAGCGCGGTATAGACTTATG GTGAGGAGGATAATGGAAGGAAACCGAAGAATGGGAATG GTCATCACTGATCCTACCACAGGTTCTGTAGCTGATATTGCTTGTGAAGTGGAAATAACTGA GTGTGAGCCACTTCCAGATGGGCGTTTCTTTCTTGAG GTTGAGAGTCGCAGGAGATGTCGCATCCTTAACAACTGGGATCAAGATGG TTATCGAGTTGCTGAAATTGAATGGGTACAAGATATATGTCCAGCAGAAGGAACACGAGAGAAAGCAGAG CTGCAGGAGATGACAACTAAGGCAGCAGCATATGCTCGATCGTGGTTGAAGGCGTCACAAGCGGCAGCACGAGGAG ACCAAATGCGACTCTCACAACTCTTTAAAGCTGAAGGTCTGATGCCATCAACTAGGGATCCAGAGCGTTTTAGTTTTTGG CTAACAACTCTTACAAACCGGAGGCCGACCGAACGATTGAATCTCCTACGCTTGAGAGATACAAATGAG AGATTACAATATGCCGTCTTCTTTATGCAAGCAGAGGAACAGGGTTGGAGGGTGCGGTGA
- the LOC108195384 gene encoding uncharacterized protein LOC108195384 has translation MATFENQEGEDDDEEEKQVTEIPLVPQSLIKSNPSTPDHNHNYNLNLDLNLNYVPPGEPGSSSAMINIFPPVNHENLRPESPDQAQTDQDSEVSPSFRAELAADEIPNTWRDFGFNYLRCKVYCLVSGWRIHSTGFCSRALTVGAAAMLALWYFRVQKQRRRRMVMVKESRDQLIRVIKEKDEKISTLLRQVAQMNEILLGLYTTKGRPST, from the exons atggcaACATTTGAAAATCAGGAGGGAGAAGacgatgatgaagaagaaaagCAAGTAACTGAAATACCCCTTGTACCCCAAAGCTTAATCAAATCAAACCCCTCAACTCCTGATcataatcataattataatcttaaccTTGATCTTAATCTTAATTACGTTCCTCCGGGTGAGCCTGGCAGCTCCAGCGCAATGATTAACATTTTCCCTCCGGTTAATCACGAGAATCTGCGTCCAGAATCTCCTGATCAGGCGCAGACTGATCAGGATTCCGAGGTGTCTCCGTCGTTTAGAGCTGAATTGGCTGCAGATGAAATACCGAATACCTGGAGGGATTTTGGGTTTAATTATTTGCGGTGTAAGGTTTATTGCCTTGTTTCGGGTTGGCGTATCCACTCTACGGGCTTTTGCTCTCGGGCGCTGACTGTCGGCGCGGCTGCAATGCTGGCATTGTGGTATTTTAGGGTGCAGAAGCAGCGGAGAAGGCGGATGGTCATGGTTAAAGAGAGTAGGGATCAATTGATTCGTGTGATCAAGGAGAAAGATGAG AAGATAAGCACATTGTTACGGCAAGTTGCCCAGATGAATGAGATTTTGCTGGGGTTATACACCACCAAAGGACGGCCATCAACATAA
- the LOC108194020 gene encoding probable xyloglucan 6-xylosyltransferase 3, with protein MVGESFAAQKRASSTHLPTAATHAAAARRPANPRNRQIHKTFNNIKITILCGFVTILVLRGTIGLGNLVADSELDNQSLVEETNRILAEIRSGYDPGDATDPGDQEREMSVNETYSLGPKIRSWDASRRMWLRKNPGFSASINGKPRVMLVTGSPPGPCDNPIGDHYLLKAVKNKIDYCRIHGIEIVYNMAHLDRELSGYWAKLPLIRKLMLSHPEVEWIWWMDSDAWFTDMVFEIPYGKYDRYNMVIHGYPDLLFNQKSWIALNTGSFLFRNCQWSLDLLDVWAPMGPKGPIRDEAGRVLTANLKGRPAFEADDQSALIYLLISQKDKWMKKVFVENTYYLHGFWQGLVDRYEEMMEKYHPGLGDERWPFVTHFVGCKPCGSYGDYAAEKCLKSMERAFNFADNQVIKLYGFRHRGLLSPKIKRSRNESVTPLKYVDEFDIRHSAHKIKHRGSKG; from the coding sequence aTGGTGGGTGAATCGTTCGCAGCTCAGAAACGAGCGAGTTCAACTCACTTACCCACCGCCGCCACTCATGCCGCCGCCGCCCGCCGCCCCGCCAATCCTCGTAACCGCCAGATCCACAAGACCTTCAACAACATTAAAATCACCATCCTCTGCGGCTTCGTCACCATCCTCGTCCTCCGTGGCACCATTGGCCTCGGCAACCTCGTCGCCGACAGTGAATTGGATAACCAGAGTCTCGTTGAGGAGACGAATCGGATCCTGGCGGAGATCCGGTCCGGGTATGACCCGGGTGATGCCACCGACCCGGGTGATCAAGAACGAGAGATGAGTGTTAATGAGACTTATAGTCTTGGCCCGAAAATTAGGTCCTGGGATGCTAGTAGGAGAATGTGGTTGAGGAAAAACCCGGGTTTTTCGGCGTCGATTAATGGGAAGCCGAGAGTGATGCTGGTGACTGGTTCACCACCAGGGCCTTGTGATAACCCAATTGGGGATCATTATTTGTTGAAAGCAGTTAAGAATAAGATTGATTATTGTAGGATACATGGGATTGAGATTGTGTATAATATGGCACATTTGGACAGGGAGCTATCGGGGTATTGGGCGAAATTGCCTTTGATTCGGAAACTAATGTTGTCTCATCCTGAGGTGGAGTGGATTTGGTGGATGGATAGTGATGCTTGGTTTACTGATATGGTGTTTGAGATTCCGTATGGGAAGTATGATCGGTATAATATGGTGATTCATGGGTATCCTGACTTGTTGTTTAATCAGAAGTCGTGGATTGCGTTGAACACGGGGAGTTTTTTGTTTAGGAACTGTCAGTGGTCTTTGGATTTGTTGGATGTTTGGGCTCCAATGGGGCCGAAAGGGCCGATTCGTGACGAGGCTGGGAGGGTTTTGACAGCAAATTTGAAAGGGAGGCCGGCGTTTGAGGCGGATGATCAGTCTGCCCTGATATACTTGTTGATTTCGCAAAAGGATAAGTGGATGAAGAAAGTGTTTGTTGAGAATACGTATTATTTGCATGGGTTTTGGCAAGGGTTGGTTGATAGGTATGAGGAGATGATGGAGAAGTATCATCCGGGGTTGGGGGATGAGAGGTGGCCATTTGTGACGCATTTTGTGGGTTGCAAACCTTGTGGGAGCTATGGAGATTACGCGGCTGAGAAGTGCTTGAAAAGTATGGAGAGGGCGTTTAATTTTGCTGACAACCAGGTTATCAAGCTTTATGGTTTTAGGCATAGGGGTTTGTTGAGCCCAAAGATCAAGAGAAGTAGAAACGAGTCAGTTACTCCATTGAAGTATGTAGATGAATTTGATATTCGACATTCAGCACATAAAATTAAACATAGGGGATCAAAAGGCTAG
- the LOC135148010 gene encoding putative pectinesterase/pectinesterase inhibitor 26 produces the protein MESKTNFINGHQATAITLLTLLTIAAITYISATKPPHTPSLSTQLDPTILFNTSLYTSLSQLKLISSLPQTLITSSTDTPTISALQDCAVLFDDAVAQLNKSITLTTVPPGELAVLTRAEIRALNAWISAAMTDQETCLDGLEEMGSTVCDEVRAKVQVSRQCMSYSLAILASIQAVGMFGRYLQ, from the coding sequence AtggaatccaaaacaaatttcatCAACGGCCACCAAGCCACCGCAATCACCCTCCTAACCCTCCTCACCATCGCCGCCATAACCTACATCTCCGCCACCAAACCACCACACACTCCCTCACTCTCCACCCAACTGGACCCCACAATCCTCTTCAACACATCTCTCTACACCTCCCTCTCCCAACTCAAACTCATCTCCTCCCTCCCCCAAACCCTAATCACCTCCTCCACCGACACCCCAACCATCTCCGCCCTCCAAGACTGCGCGGTCCTCTTCGACGACGCGGTGGCTCAGCTCAACAAATCCATAACCTTAACAACAGTACCACCCGGAGAGCTGGCTGTGCTCACCAGAGCCGAGATCAGGGCTCTGAATGCGTGGATAAGCGCCGCCATGACGGATCAGGAGACGTGTCTCGATGGGCTAGAGGAGATGGGATCGACGGTGTGCGATGAGGTAAGAGCGAAGGTGCAGGTGTCGAGACAATGCATGAGTTACAGCCTAGCAATACTTGCGAGCATCCAGGCTGTGGGGATGTTTGGTCGTTATCTGCAATAA